The proteins below are encoded in one region of Podarcis raffonei isolate rPodRaf1 chromosome 8, rPodRaf1.pri, whole genome shotgun sequence:
- the TAS1R3 gene encoding taste receptor type 1 member 3, with protein MSVFFLLSLGLDWARAQSYHCMSSQFRRPGDYILGGLFPFTVLTSNVTERTLPDIYNCERLYAAGLVWALGMKIAIEEINNSTTLLPGIRLGYDIYDTCMEPVVTLQPSLLFLSRAGTNSIGILCNYTDYQTRVTAVIGPHDSMLSSVTAKLFGFFLIPQISYGATMEALNNEELYPSFLRTVPSDKRQLEAMVQLLQAFKWNWIAVIGSNDEYGRGGLSLLSSMVASKQICIAFEGLIPADVSNPSLQVKMRQTIQSINESKVNVIVLFASDRPVRAFFKLCLELELSQKVWLATEAWVMSDVVTSVDKIQAVGTVIGFVIKGGTVPGFEEYVYRLLELTQEDGFCNTSQEEVDKMDSDVLGPQCWQCNYISRRNITAVLKHRQTYAVYTAVYSVAHALHNLLCSQRGKCHKGNIKSWKLLDKLKDVHFNISNQLHHFEDYGSINLGYEVIGWRWQGSGIEHITLGNFNTKLNINTSFVQFHTEDGKAPISECLTTCQAGQIRRMKGFHLCCYDCIDCERGTYCSSPEDTTCTACPMEQWSPGRSTRCYDRSEKYLFWSEPLAIILVALLIFAVTLTCLSGSLFLRNLHTPVVQAAGGAMCLVGLLCLALMCLSCGLYIGKPSPTVCLLQQPSFALCLNPCFSTITAKALQIMLVNDFASSRRGFLHNLIQRRPWAIVALCFLGESALCLGYIYVNPSTPGKNYKLLATQVLIQCRIKSWAAFAIMHGNNSLLAFTSFLCTFMVQTSPKKYNIARSITFAMLAYFIALIFFIPTYATVGLEYQPAVQVSAMLMCATGLLAAYYLPKCYILRFKPDWNTVDYFQDYTKEATQENDPKN; from the exons GCTTTATGCTGCCGGTCTGGTCTGGGCCCTTGGGATGAAGATTGCCATTGAGGAGATCAACAACTCCACCACGCTGCTGCCAGGGATCCGCCTTGGCTATGATATCTACGACACCTGCATGGAACCGGTGGTCACCCTCCAGCCCAGCCTGCTCTTCCTGTCCAGAGCAGGCACAAACAGCATCGGGATCCTTTGCAACTACACAGACTACCAGACCCGGGTGACGGCTGTCATCGGGCCTCACGACTCAATGCTCTCTTCAGTGACAGCCAAACTGTTCGGCTTCTTCCTGATCCCGCAG ATCAGCTATGGAGCCACCATGGAGGCCCTGAACAACGAGGAGCTGTATCCCTCTTTCTTGCGGACTGTGCCCAGCGACAAGAGACAGCTGGAAGCCATGGTCCAGCTCCTGCAGGCTTTCAAGTGGAATTGGATCGCGGTCATTGGCAGCAACGATGAATATGGCCGTGGAGGCCTCAGCCTTTTGTCGTCCATGGTGGCCAGCAAACAGATCTGCATCGCCTTCGAGGGGCTGATCCCAGCCGACGTGTCCAACCCGAGCCTCCAAGTGAAGATGAGGCAGACGATCCAGTCGATCAACGAGTCCAAAGTCAACGTCATCGTCCTCTTCGCCAGCGACCGGCCTGTCCGGGCTTTCTTCAAGCTGTGCTTGGAGCTGGAGCTGAGCCAGAAGGTGTGGTTGGCCACCGAAGCCTGGGTGATGTCGGACGTGGTCACCTCTGTGGACAAGATCCAAGCCGTTGGGACAGTCATCGGCTTTGTCATAAAGGGGGGGACAGTCCCTGGCTTTGAGGAGTACGTCTACAGACTTTTAGAGCTGACCCAAGAGGATGGCTTCTGCAACACATCCCAGGAGGAAGTGGACAAGATGGACTCCGATGTCCTGGGACCGCAATGCTGGCAATGCAACTACATCTCTCGCCGAAACATCACCGCGGTGCTCAAGCACCGGCAGACGTACGCTGTCTACACCGCAGTGTACAGTGTGGCTCACGCACTCCACAATTTGTTGTGCTCCCAGAGAGGGAAGTGTCATAAGGGTAACATCAAATCTTGGAAG CTGCTGGACAAACTGAAAGACGTCCATTTCAACATCTCCAACCAGCTGCACCATTTCGAAGACTACGGCAGCATCAACCTCGGCTATGAGGTCATTGGCTGGAGGTGGCAGGGCAGTGGGATTGAGCACATCACCCTCGGGAACTTCAACACAAAACTGAACATCAATACATCCTTCGTCCAGTTTCACACAGAGGATGGAAAg GCTCCCATCTCTGAGTGCCTTACGACATGTCAGGCTGGGCAGATCCGTCGGATGAAGGGTTTCCACCTCTGCTGCTATGACTGCATTGACTGCGAGAGGGGCACTTATTGCAGTTCTCCAG AGGACACAACCTGCACCGCCTGCCCCATGGAACAGTGGTCCCCTGGACGCAGCACACGGTGTTACGACCGCAGCGAAAAGTATCTGTTCTGGTCCGAGCCTCTGGCCATCATCTTGGTAGCCTTGCTGATATTCGCGGTGACTCTCACCTGCCTCTCGGGGTCCCTGTTTCTGAGGAACCTCCACACCCCCGTGGTGCAGGCCGCCGGGGGAGCCATGTGCCTCGTGGGCCTCCTCTGCCTGGCCCTGATGTGCCTCAGCTGCGGCCTCTACATCGGCAAGCCCAGCCCGACCGTCTGCCTGTTGCAGCAGCCCTCCTTCGCCTTGTGCCTCAACCCTTGCTTCTCCACCATCACGGCCAAGGCCCTCCAGATCATGCTGGTGAACGACTTTGCAAGCAGCCGTCGCGGTTTCCTGCACAACCTGATCCAGAGGCGGCCGTGGGCCATTGTGGCCTTGTGCTTTCTGGGTGAAAGCGCCCTCTGCCTTGGGTACATCTATGTCAACCCGTCCACTCCGGGCAAGAACTACAAGCTCTTGGCCACCCAAGTCCTCATCCAGTGCAGGATCAAGTCCTGGGCTGCCTTCGCCATCATGCACGGGAACAACAGTCTCCTGGCCTTCACCTCGTTCCTTTGCACCTTCATGGTGCAGACGTCTCCCAAGAAGTACAACATCGCCCGCAGCATCACCTTCGCCATGCTCGCTTACTTCATCGCCTTGATCTTCTTCATCCCCACCTACGCCACCGTGGGGCTAGAGTACCAGCCTGCCGTGCAGGTGAGTGCCATGCTCATGTGTGCTACAGGGCTGCTCGCGGCTTATTACCTCCCCAAGTGCTACATCCTGCGTTTCAAGCCGGACTGGAACACGGTGGACTATTTCCAAGATTACACCAAAGAGGCGACGCAGGAAAACGACCCCAAAAATTAG